The following proteins come from a genomic window of Pichia kudriavzevii chromosome 1, complete sequence:
- a CDS encoding uncharacterized protein (PKUD0A10060; Pfam Domains: DUF202(1.5e-25)) codes for MASIRMTNNSKYGSFEADVDPFQPEAQQHRSRSQSESTVETQQNIQHDTDSLLGPISVKRPTSWVNYGSLLLENKGSVARDHLASERTFLAWLRTSLSLASVGVGIAQLLKLSVKDGDSDFPSRMSKGLGLCFIAIALLTLLIGTLRYFVVQKLLTYNEFPASRLGIGLILGSVCTLSIAVFIIIMTI; via the coding sequence ATGGCATCCATACGAATGACCaataattcaaaatatggATCTTTTGAAGCGGATGTAGACCCATTTCAACCGGAAGCTCAGCAACACCGTTCACGAAGTCAAAGTGAAAGTACCGTGGAAACGCAACAGAATATACAACATGATACTGATAGTCTCTTGGGACCTATAAGTGTCAAAAGGCCTACATCATGGGTAAACTATGGCTCACTTTTACTAGAAAATAAAGGCTCTGTTGCTCGTGACCATCTTGCTTCAGAGCGTACGTTTTTGGCCTGGCTGAGGACATCATTGAGTTTGGCTTCTGTCGGTGTAGGTATTGCTCAATTACTCAAACTAAGTGTGAAAGATGGCGATTCGGATTTTCCATCACGAATGAGTAAGGGTTTAGGTCTTTGTTTCATAGCCATTGCATTGTTGACATTATTGATTGGAACCTTGAGATACTTTGTGGTGCAGAAATTACTCACTTATAATGAATTTCCTGCAAGCAGACTTGGTATCGGGCTAATACTGGGCTCTGTGTGTACATTGTCAATAGCCGTTTTCATAATCATTATGACCATTTGA
- a CDS encoding uncharacterized protein (PKUD0A10100), with the protein MPQTMDNQKALVHHSLLEEDDPTRVSDDCDNPNGIQPPGSTNEEDVNKEAILQDQVSRTTNRGDQPANNEIECLEYQNDKKPKSSPTSVCEATAATARAPSISNTEEIFDSDKPVTEAPKVMFWKTLTFWQRATEQESPKGDAPEQADKSTPPLQEEESDKINSPLSMTGETITSNILNTSNATTTVTEENIALHQELKASVNETYDDTEETNFIWGMTRRVSYMPFLQAKPHNGTSDEAQKNTLTSPAEINMKNHESVGNSSKTVGSEIEESNKGILSWFVPWKWDSQKTGNESVTESTNESVSGIVEDELLRVQRKELSNQIKCLSYGIPKTVTWGFMRYNEDEFGQAVISGLLYKKPILLKKLPPSMLELNEQALGKRPDTEMATTSMNESVVLPDIGWNYRHITMKTACRIHLSRVPKLEKFFTPQKHLYYDDSVKKVTRSSSKKLFKRVTVLCFHSFFPQKVVKNIIGESTGTSEQMCEMTVKELKRWGSINNVELDMAIINLEGHGKLFNRVNGCLSILENWTEPIKNCDYLISVANSDSVPLAIHVNSKLITSEILSNVEKMGLIGLSSLCMGPIPEIESKISTRGSVGQDNEMISELFDLEDPESLQSKEIIRNMRILLRKNCKVTFVGSLNDCFSPLYSSLGLQLLHPNIYRALYIDGKDHQPDFLISLFNLILTVKNLNYKDHGLLIELSSYFSGQIGDGGHCKLLNDKHSYRVGINNMLNTSDLFYEQPLVEELTNVREYDPNDYHIPWCLRGFLEELERLQKHFDIRQIIEQLYEEFKSWEPETPRKKNLKYCMQAFEYVLNEDFGFRD; encoded by the coding sequence ATGCCTCAAACAATGGATAACCAGAAAGCATTAGTTCATCATAGTTTACTCGAGGAAGATGATCCTACCCGCGTATCAGATGATTGTGATAATCCGAATGGAATACAACCGCCTGGCTCTACAAACGAAGAAGACGTCAACAAAGAAGCTATTTTACAGGATCAAGTTAGCAGGACTACAAACAGGGGAGATCAACCAGCAAATAATGAAATCGAGTGCTTGGAGtatcaaaatgataaaaaacCAAAGTCTTCTCCAACATCTGTTTGTGaagcaacagcagcaacagctAGGGCgccatcaatatcaaacaCAGAAGAAATATTTGACTCAGACAAACCAGTCACAGAAGCTCCCAAGGTaatgttttggaaaactcTAACTTTTTGGCAACGTGCCACCGAGCAAGAGAGCCCTAAAGGTGATGCACCTGAGCAGGCAGACAAATCAACACCACCGCTCCAGGAGGAAGAGAGTGATAAAATAAACTCTCCACTTTCAATGACAGGAGAAACAATAACAAGTAACATCCTTAATACAAGTAACGCCACTACCACAGTCactgaagaaaatattgCGTTACATCAAGAACTAAAGGCAAGCGTTAATGAGACCTATGATGATACTGAAGAGACCAATTTTATATGGGGGATGACAAGGAGGGTTTCGTATATGCCATTTTTACAAGCAAAACCGCACAACGGTACTTCAGATGAGGCTCAAAAGAATACACTCACAAGCCCCGCTGAGataaatatgaaaaatCATGAATCGGTTGGGAACTCTTCCAAAACAGTTGGCTCCGAAATTGAGGAGAGTAATAAGGGAATATTGTCATGGTTTGTCCCCTGGAAATGGGATTCTCAGAAAACTGGAAACGAAAGTGTAACTGAATCCACAAATGAATCTGTTAGTGGTATAGTTGAAGACGAACTTTTGAGGGTACAGCGGAAGGAACTTTCtaatcaaataaaatgCTTGTCATATGGTATACCGAAAACCGTTACATGGGGTTTTATGAGATACAACGAAGATGAGTTTGGCCAGGCCGTAATATCAGGCCTCCTTTACAAAAAGCCCATCCTGCTGAAAAAACTGCCTCCATCGATGTTGGAACTTAATGAACAGGCCTTAGGTAAGAGACCAGATACAGAAATGGCAACTACATCTATGAACGAATCAGTCGTATTACCGGATATAGGATGGAATTATAGGCATATAACAATGAAGACTGCTTGTAGAATACACTTGTCCAGGGTTCCtaaattggagaaattcTTTACTCCTCAAAAGCATCTTTACTATGATGATTCAGTAAAGAAGGTGACAAGAAGTAGCTCCAAGAAGCTATTCAAAAGAGTCACTGTTTTGTGTTTccattctttctttccCCAAAAAGTCgtcaaaaatattattgGCGAATCTACAGGAACATCTGAGCAAATGTGCGAGATGACCGTCAAAGAACTAAAGCGGTGGGGATCTATCAATAACGTTGAATTGGACATGGCAATAATCAATCTAGAAGGTCATGGGAAATTGTTTAACAGAGTAAATGGATGTCTATCCATTTTAGAAAATTGGACCGAACCCATAAAGAACTGTgattatttgatttctgtTGCGAATTCTGACAGTGTACCTTTGGCAATTCATGTGAACTCAAAGTTAATTACTTCAGAGATATTAAGCaatgttgagaaaatggGACTGATAGGGCTATCGAGCTTGTGTATGGGTCCTATTCCGGAGATTGAAAGTAAGATCAGCACTCGTGGGAGTGTCGGACAGGACAATGAAATGATAAGTGAATTGTTTGACCTGGAAGACCCAGAATCGTTACAAAGCAAAGAGATAATTAGAAATATGAGGATATTGctaagaaaaaattgcaaaGTCACTTTTGTTGGTTCTTTGAACGACTGCTTTTCACCGTTATATTCAAGTTTAGGATTGCAATTGTTACATCCCAATATCTATCGGGCATTGTACATAGATGGGAAAGACCATCAACCAGATTTCTTGATAAGTTTATTCAATCTGATATTGACTgtgaagaatttgaattatAAAGACCATGGGCTACTGATTGAATTGAGCAGTTACTTTTCCGGCCAGATCGGCGATGGCGGCCACTGTAAGTTGCTAAACGATAAACACAGTTATCGAGTCGGAATCAACAACATGCTCAATACGAGCGATCTCTTCTACGAACAACCATTAGTCGAGGAATTGACTAATGTCAGGGAGTATGATCCGAATGACTATCATATTCCATGGTGCCTTAGAGGGTTCCTTGAAGAGCTAGAGAGGCTacaaaaacattttgaTATCAGACAGATTATCGAACAACTCTACGAGGAATTCAAGAGTTGGGAACCAGAGACACcaaggaagaagaacctAAAATATTGCATGCAGGCTTTTGAGTATGTACTCAACGAGGATTTTGGGTTTAGAGATTGA
- a CDS encoding uncharacterized protein (PKUD0A10050) — protein MVKLVPRSKQSSYFVLLAIAILGLVYCIYRSQSGYSGNQLEVSLKHQRFGVVTEDGIIQADLVEELDEENNYLKQRARGAKKTSSKEQLKSKVLESRLQRQRERKKARLAKKVDSKNLVGIRNIQHGRASTLEEGRKKERETQVQDQRVDDYIKDGEPFDRLSGMTSRARKLFLRKVAQRKQQLDKETKA, from the coding sequence ATGGTGAAACTGGTACCGCGTTCTAAACAGTCGTCGTACTTTGTGTTGCTGGCCATAGCAATACTCGGTCTTGTCTATTGCATTTACCGGTCCCAGTCCGGATATTCGGGAAATCAATTAGAAGTGTCGTTGAAACACCAGAGGTTTGGTGTTGTTACGGAGGACGGAATAATACAGGCCGATcttgttgaagagttgGACGAGGAGAACAACTATCTCAAGCAAAGGGCCAGGGGCGCCAAGAAGACGAGCTCCAAAGAACAACTCAAGTCAAAAGTTCTGGAGTCTCGGTTACAACGACAACGGGAAAGGAAAAAGGCAAGGTTGGCCAAAAAGGTTGACTCTAAGAACCTGGTTGGAATTagaaatattcaacatGGGAGAGCCTCGACGTTGGAGGAAGGCCGCAAGAAAGAGAGGGAAACCCAGGTCCAAGACCAACGAGTGGATGACTACATTAAAGACGGCGAACCTTTTGATCGTCTGTCTGGCATGACGTCTAGAGCTAGAAAGTTGTTTCTCCGTAAGGTAGCCCAAAGGAAACAACAATTGGATAAGGAAACTAAAGCCTGA
- a CDS encoding uncharacterized protein (PKUD0A10070; similar to Saccharomyces cerevisiae YDL111C (RRP42); ancestral locus Anc_2.326) — protein MVLSVTESSYIYDSLVSSNPTRPDSRKPNQYRPLKANCGFLPNSNGSSRIFNADSTECITSVKAKVVRNCKKSDLINVEIDIYGERDSSTLTQHLTTMIKQSLNDSFDYSVLKLTNKYYFQLYIDVSVLYLPEDFNYSSYTLYSILSLISMGVYLALKSAKLPLLVSEKEDFEVEEEPTFSDDWEASTYLIPRDPSKSFQPALAFVVGAVGNTVIIDPSLEEEQIIEHGIGITWSNDRITTPIQSLTLSSSNTKGLKPALIFKAIEVVRNVAKDVVNALNAISEQQVDVLDTAF, from the coding sequence ATGGTTTTGTCGGTGACAGAAAGCTCTTACATATATGATTCATTAGTGAGTTCAAACCCAACTAGACCGGACTCAAGAAAACCGAACCAATATAGGCCCTTAAAGGCTAATTGCGGATTCTTACCCAATTCCAATGGTTCTTCTCGTATATTCAATGCAGATAGTACTGAGTGTATAACAAGTGTGAAAGCAAAGGTTGTCAGGAATTGTAAAAAATctgatttgatcaatgttgaaattgatatttACGGTGAAAGAGATAGCAGTACATTAACTCAACATTTGACAACCATGATTAAACAATCTCTAAATGACAGTTTTGATTATAGTGTACTGAAACTAACTAATAAGTACTATTTCCAGTTATACATCGACGTCTCGGTGCTGTATCTTCCAGAAGACTTCAACTATTCCTCATACACCCTTTATTCTATTCTATCCTTAATATCAATGGGAGTATATCTTGCATTAAAGTCGGCCAAACTGCCATTGTTGGTATCCGAGAAGGAAGATTTTGAAGTCGAAGAAGAACCTACGTTTTCTGATGATTGGGAGGCTTCAACTTATTTGATCCCAAGAGATCCTTCGAAATCCTTTCAACCTGCGTTAGCGTTTGTGGTCGGTGCAGTAGGAAACACAGTTATCATAGATCCTTCTTTGGAGGAAGAGCAAATAATAGAACACGGTATTGGTATTACTTGGTCTAATGATAGGATAACAACACCAATACAATCACTCACGTTATCGAGTTCTAACACAAAAGGGCTGAAACCAGCATTGATTTTTAAAGCAATAGAAGTCGTTAGAAATGTTGCCAAGGATGTTGTGAATGCTTTGAATGCAATATCCGAACAACAGGTTGATGTATTAGATACTGCTTTTTAG
- a CDS encoding uncharacterized protein (PKUD0A10090) — translation MIHVCPFFPFEMTLQICSVIKYWDDLLTSLTRLSFVSLVIFLNEKIVSLNKRYDQLRSDDSVRRLDSALSTIKELNEKLQNYENIIKEKDFVNNELILAYGDAKKDKESIKEHYSKLQRKYNQLQEEIQLSRRSMDVINDRILELQFENNILNQRHRKSKNA, via the coding sequence ATGATACATGTATgtcctttttttcccttCGAAATGACTCTGCAAATATGCTCCGTCATAAAATATTGGGACGATTTACTAACATCTTTAACACGactttcttttgtttctctagTAATCTTTCTGAATGAAAAGATTGTGTCTCTGAATAAAAGATACGACCAACTGAGGTCAGATGATAGCGTAAGGCGTTTGGACAGTGCACTTTCTACCATCAAGGAGTTGAATGAAAAGTTGCAAAATTACGAGAATATcataaaggaaaaggatTTCGTAAATAATGAGCTTATTTTGGCCTATGGTGATGCCAAAAAGGACAAAGAATCAATTAAGGAGCACTATTCGAAGCTACAGAGGAAATACAACCAACTTCAAGAGGAAATACAACTAAGTAGAAGAAGTATGGATGTTATCAACGACCGTATTCTAGAGTtacaatttgaaaataacattCTCAATCAACGGCACAGGAAGTCTAAAAATGCATGA
- a CDS encoding uncharacterized protein (PKUD0A10080; similar to Saccharomyces cerevisiae YDL112W (TRM3); ancestral locus Anc_2.325), with protein sequence MSSSVHLILKHLDLSQQQVLVDDLVSTLRNDDDYANHSSHIDTFCEIVNHSSELSEKYLDFAYDYSVRILKIEASEPFFESILKLSSKLENLSSMILSYITGDLKTYMSTYPRHFNGVIINETSLDLSGVKDYELSNAYILNLLKFIEWYFIHDESLSSQYLNSELDKLCYIYVTNEELGISKAASKVLKWRMPSVCQSVETTSFLWRIIFSLQESNDNTQISYGYTIWLRFFGHQTPENLKFDAEFQKIVSNEKYWYYLRDGLISLTHEHKKFALTLVQMSIRALNTNLSCAIIRWDCSKEEEYTDSWKRFCTLYEILGIDSAMNQAVAATNDLLNVFSPGSYIPVPFALTILSVGFRASQDRIKKFALKLTFSLPTESLSLFKNDFKFISHVFLPFTMKSSHFSVQNTSNGHYTSPFAETMCEFISRCVISLNSPDEITHLVTSIFEVLSEMRLTFGIARIYIAWGVLKGLEKKGQKPLKGTVLQALLPLFETIAEGDICRTAIQTIHLKMLLHVDPSSTTLESYVGALTYFVQVCGYQVYADNQEFFIDYFDANFQKEEFASLIAPDHSPSVEEFLIVSSYILSNKIEIPIIPPILSHPQCYNLLIQMPASGLSFNSIWSDPLIVSRVGKLIKEMVEGSTELTIAIYNDCAMLLNNRMLFSDEFWASVDLNPIFENVIQSLISVDNLEEALYFISQLKFLTVCLKKCVYNEGFNITQEDLTKLLNNALKNIPKGSDPTFYKAKDELISYILDNVKELMKVTVFSKEIIQKLLKLTNDVISMSECNSHLANVGLMSEMLQRFSDKNPIPVDEAKSIASNLKLIWDDIIRDRLVLNQRSLHQAFIGLVLDEKLLLASAKYEELADSLFEILDELISNAAGRKGLLPCLFRGISSYQILHPDDFENTLWLAKVIVKGAFLFQSELNIFQLDCIVSEGYDKYLNISGESLYKSVYGDPEISYRATIFAIAGSLKTHRFAHQIWEYVFDNEKIFHFINPKKRTDREEQWKRIQFLSLFVATADVLSSMELVYYCETFLLPRLFKEASPLCRTYIEWILSLTILRCPDFRSTVFNALKEGVEAQQPLVVVTFERVSMLVSMQLPPEEKGKFLSEFAVDVIIPMATSNRALNRHFSASMVRVLCNEMAKGNVKLSTLVSDALQKVDNISNVSLENVTYRAGDALLWDIRKDLNLVAVTGGILLRTSDREVDCISENDYKMYLSEKQKSMLRIPIGHDEHELWVKGERSGEVRVESFYVELNETDESSMLQTKSGVWSTVMEIDESSRAAAQVKRSPLIVVSSLVDKPPNLGGICRLCDCLGAGWMTVDDISVKNDSEFKSVAVTADRWMPLIEVKIPEIAEFMKMKKKEGYTLIGLEQTDKSVELNGDLKFPEKSLILLGKEREGIPGDLLAELDMCVIIKQVGIVRSMNIQTATAVIVHAYSSQHC encoded by the coding sequence ATGAGTTCCTCCgttcatttgattttgaaacatttggaCCTCTCCCAGCAACAAGTGTTAGTCGATGATCTTGTTTCCACTCTTAGAAATGACGACGACTATGCCAACCATTCATCACACATCGATACTTTTTGTGAAATCGTGAATCATTCTTCAGAGCTTTCagaaaaatatttggattttgCATATGATTATTCTGTCAGGATTTTAAAAATCGAAGCTTCTGAACCTTTTTTTGAATCTATACTGAAGCTTTCTtctaaacttgaaaatctcTCCAGTATGATTCTTTCATATATCACGGGTGATTTGAAAACCTATATGTCCACTTATCCTAGACACTTCAACGGAGTGATAATCAACGAAACTTCTCTGGATTTATCAGGAGTGAAGGATTATGAGCTGTCTAATGCATATATACTGAACCTTCTAAAATTTATTGAGTGGTACTTTATTCACGATGAGTCACTCTCTAGCCAATACCTGAACAGTGAGCTAGACAAGTTATGTTATATTTATGTCACCAATGAGGAGCTTGGAATTTCTAAAGCCGCATCTAAAGTTTTAAAGTGGAGAATGCCGTCTGTATGCCAGTCAGTTGAAACGACTTCTTTCTTATGGAGAATTATCTTTTCGTTACAAGAATCAAACGATAATACGCAAATCTCCTATGGATACACTATTTGGTTAAGATTTTTTGGCCATCAAACACCTGAAAATCTAAAGTTTGATGCCgaattccaaaaaattgttagtaatgaaaaatattggtATTATTTAAGAGATGGTTTGATCAGTCTTACACATGAACATAAGAAGTTTGCGCTAACATTGGTACAGATGTCTATTCGTGCGTTAAACACCAACCTCTCTTGTGCCATAATTAGGTGGGACTGTTCTAAAGAGGAAGAATATACTGACAGCTGGAAAAGGTTTTGTACTTTGTACGAAATCTTGGGTATTGATTCTGCTATGAACCAAGCTGTAGCAGCTACTAATGACTTATTGAATGTATTTTCTCCTGGTTCTTATATACCTGTCCCGTTTGCTCTGACAATTTTATCTGTTGGTTTTAGAGCTTCACAGGACCGTATCAAGAAGTTTGCCTTAAAACTGACCTTCAGTTTACCAACAGAAAGTCTAAGTTTGTTCAAGAACgatttcaagtttatctcacatgtttttcttcctttcACTATGAAATCCTCTCACTTTAGTGTCCAAAACACTTCAAATGGACATTACACTTCCCCTTTTGCCGAAACAATGTGTGAATTCATATCCAGATGTGTTATTTCCTTGAACAGTCCCGATGAAATCACTCATTTGGTAACTTCTATCTTTGAAGTTTTAAGTGAAATGAGATTAACTTTTGGTATTGCCCGCATCTATATTGCCTGGGGTGTGCTGAAAGGtcttgaaaagaaaggacAGAAACCACTCAAAGGCACCGTTCTTCAAGCATTATTGCCCCTTTTTGAAACCATTGCCGAAGGTGATATCTGCAGAACTGCCATTCAAACCATTCACTTGAAGATGTTATTACACGTTGATCCTTCCTCTACCACACTGGAATCATACGTTGGTGCACTAActtattttgttcaagTTTGTGGTTATCAAGTTTACGCAGATAACCAggaatttttcattgattattttgatGCTAACTTCCAGAAGGAAGAATTTGCTTCTTTGATTGCTCCAGACCATTCACCATCCGTGGAAGAATTTTTGATAGTTTCTTCATACATTTTATCCAATAAAATTGAGATTCCCATCATACCACCAATTTTATCCCACCCTCAGTGCTATAATCTATTGATCCAAATGCCAGCCAGTGGTTTATCATTCAATTCTATCTGGAGCGACCCCTTGATTGTATCTCGTGTGGGTAAATTAATTAAGGAAATGGTTGAAGGCTCGACAGAATTGACTATTGCCATATACAACGATTGTGCTATGCTACTCAACAATAGAATGCTTTTCTCTGATGAATTTTGGGCAAGCGTGGATTTGAATcctatttttgaaaatgtcatTCAGTCCCTAATTAGTGTTGATAACTTGGAAGAAGCGCTCTATTTCATATCTCAACTTAAATTTCTTACagtttgtttgaaaaaatgtGTGTATAATGAAGGCTTCAACATAACCCAAGAAGACTTGACTAAGCTATTGAACAATGCACTGAAGAATATCCCAAAGGGTAGTGATCCAACTTTTTATAAAGCTAAGGATGAGTTAATATCCTACATCTTGGATAATGTGAAGGAGCTAATGAAGGTGACCGTTTTCAGTAAAGAAATAATTCAAAAACTTCTAAAGCTTACCAATGATGTCATTTCAATGTCAGAATGTAACTCACATTTAGCTAACGTCGGTTTGATGTCGGAAATGCTCCAACGTTTCAGTGACAAAAATCCTATCCCAGTTGATGAAGCTAAGTCTATAGCCAGTAATTTGAAGCTAATCTGGGACGATATTATTAGAGACCGCTTAGTTTTGAATCAAAGAAGTCTTCATCAAGCTTTTATTGGCCTGGTTTTAGACGAAAAACTATTGCTTGCTTCCGCCAAATATGAAGAGTTGGCGGATTCATTATTTGAGATCTTAGATGAACTTATTTCTAATGCAGCTGGCAGAAAGGGCTTGTTACCGTGTCTGTTCAGAGGTATTTCTTCTTATCAGATATTACATcctgatgattttgaaaacacGCTATGGTTAGCTAAGGTAATTGTCAAAGGTGCATTCCTCTTCCAAAGTGAACTTAATATTTTCCAACTTGACTGCATTGTGTCTGAAGGTTATGACAAATACTTGAATATATCCGGTGAATCATTATACAAAAGCGTGTATGGTGATCCAGAAATCAGCTATCGTGCTACCATTTTTGCAATCGCTGGATCCTTGAAAACGCATAGATTTGCTCATCAAATTTGGGAGTATGTTTTTGATAACGAAAAGATATTCCACTTTATAAATCCTAAGAAGCGTACCGATCGTGAAGAACAATGGAAAAgaatccaatttctttctttatttgttgCCACAGCAGATGTGCTATCCTCGATGGAGCTTGTTTATTATTGTGAGACATTTTTATTGCCTAGACTATTCAAAGAAGCGTCACCCTTATGCCGTACATACATTGAGTGGATTTTGTCACTAACTATATTGCGTTGTCCTGATTTTAGGTCAACTGTTTTCAATGCACTAAAGGAAGGAGTGGAAGCACAACAACCATTGGTTGTTGTCACTTTTGAACGTGTTTCAATGTTAGTCTCAATGCAGCTGCCACCTGAAGAGAAAGGTAAGTTCTTATCCGAGTTTGCGGTTGATGTCATTATTCCAATGGCAACATCTAATCGTGCCTTGAATAGACATTTTTCTGCTAGTATGGTACGTGTTTTGTGTAATGAAATGGCTAAAGGTAATGTGAAATTGTCTACATTAGTGTCTGATGCTTTGCAAAAAGTTGACAATATCTCAAATGTCAGTCTTGAAAATGTCACATACAGAGCTGGTGATGCTTTATTATGGGACATTAGGAAAGATCTGAATCTCGTTGCAGTTACTGGTGGTATATTACTGAGAACCTCTGACCGAGAGGTTGATTGtatttctgaaaatgattACAAAATGTACTTAAgcgaaaaacaaaaaagcaTGCTAAGAATTCCAATTGGTCATGATGAACATGAACTGTGGGTAAAAGGTGAAAGAAGTGGGGAAGTTAGAGTAGAGTCTTTCTACGTGGAACTAAACGAAACAGACGAATCGTCTATGCTTCAGACTAAGAGTGGTGTCTGGTCAACGGTGATGGAAATCGATGAAAGCTCTAGAGCCGCAGCTCAGGTTAAGAGATCACCATTAATCGTAGTCTCTTCATTGGTTGATAAGCCACCTAACCTAGGTGGTATTTGTAGATTATGTGACTGTTTGGGTGCTGGGTGGATGACTGTTGATGACATTTCTGTTAAGAATGATTCTGAATTCAAGAGTGTTGCTGTGACTGCAGACAGGTGGATGCCTCTAATTGAAGTTAAGATACCAGAAATAGCAGAgtttatgaaaatgaaaaagaaggaaggATATACATTGATTGGGCTAGAACAAACCGATAAATCTGTCGAATTGAATGGTGACCTGAAGTTCCCCGAGAAATCTCTCATATTGTTGGGTAAGGAAAGGGAAGGTATTCCAGGTGATTTATTGGCCGAATTGGATATGTGTGTCATTATCAAACAAGTTGGCATTGTTAGATCCATGAATATTCAAACTGCGACTGCTGTTATTGTCCATGCTTATTCTTCGCAGCACTGTTGA